A genomic window from Chitinophaga pollutisoli includes:
- a CDS encoding TCR/Tet family MFS transporter — protein sequence MRRFSGPLAFIFITLLIDFIGFGIIIPVVPKLIEQLIGGNESDASWYGGWLTFAYAIMQFFFAPILGGLSDKYGRRPVLLLSMAGMGIDYLFLAYAPNIFWLFVGRIIIGITGASMTAASAYIADISTPEKRAQNFGLLGSAFGVGFILGPVIGGTVSEHWGLRAPFFLTAGMSLLNALYGYFILPESLKPENRRAFSWARANPWGGLRQMKQYRNIYPLLGAVVLIFTAIHAIQSNWTYYTMLVFNWSTGMVGYSLSFSGMMTIIVQGVLIRWLLPKIGYSRAVYIGLLIYGISFLLFGLATAGWMMFAILAFYGLGGIFGPSLQGIISNQVPPDEQGELQGTFTSLISLTNIVGPLLMTGLFHFFTQDTAPMYFPAAPFVMAAVLTLWGAMLAIRAFRKHTKTAA from the coding sequence ATGCGGCGCTTTTCGGGACCATTGGCATTCATTTTCATTACATTACTGATCGATTTCATCGGATTCGGGATCATTATCCCGGTGGTGCCAAAGCTGATCGAACAACTGATCGGCGGCAACGAAAGCGACGCTTCGTGGTACGGTGGCTGGCTCACCTTCGCATATGCCATCATGCAGTTCTTTTTCGCGCCTATCCTTGGGGGGCTGAGCGATAAGTACGGCCGCCGGCCCGTATTGCTGTTATCCATGGCCGGTATGGGGATCGATTACCTGTTCCTCGCCTATGCGCCCAATATCTTCTGGCTGTTTGTGGGAAGGATCATCATCGGGATCACGGGCGCCAGTATGACGGCCGCTTCCGCCTATATCGCAGACATCAGCACGCCTGAAAAACGCGCGCAGAACTTCGGGCTCCTGGGTTCGGCTTTCGGCGTTGGTTTCATATTAGGCCCCGTTATCGGCGGAACAGTGAGCGAGCACTGGGGCCTGCGGGCGCCTTTTTTCCTCACGGCCGGCATGTCGCTGCTGAATGCGCTGTACGGATATTTCATCCTCCCGGAATCCCTCAAACCGGAAAACCGCCGGGCTTTCAGCTGGGCGCGCGCCAACCCCTGGGGCGGGCTGCGGCAAATGAAGCAATACCGGAATATTTATCCGCTGCTCGGCGCGGTGGTGCTCATTTTCACGGCTATCCACGCCATCCAGAGCAACTGGACCTATTACACTATGCTGGTTTTCAACTGGTCGACCGGAATGGTGGGGTATTCGCTTTCTTTTTCAGGGATGATGACCATCATCGTACAGGGTGTACTGATCCGGTGGTTGCTGCCTAAGATCGGCTACAGCCGGGCGGTGTATATCGGTTTGCTGATTTACGGGATTTCTTTCCTGCTGTTCGGCCTGGCCACGGCCGGCTGGATGATGTTCGCCATCCTGGCGTTTTACGGCCTGGGCGGTATTTTCGGGCCCAGTCTGCAAGGGATTATCTCCAACCAGGTGCCACCCGACGAGCAGGGCGAACTGCAAGGCACCTTCACCAGCCTGATCAGCCTCACCAACATCGTGGGGCCCCTGCTCATGACGGGCCTCTTCCATTTCTTCACGCAAGACACGGCGCCGATGTACTTCCCGGCCGCGCCCTTCGTAATGGCCGCTGTTCTCACGCTGTGGGGCGCGATGCTGGCCATCCGGGCGTTCCGGAAGCATACGAAAACAGCAGCCTGA
- a CDS encoding FKBP-type peptidyl-prolyl cis-trans isomerase — protein sequence MKTNNLLLVALGGLALASCGKSGPRKTPGGIEFIVPKEGKGEKLKEGDTILVHFSSYLNDSSLMSSREQAPSGMPLVLQKSMNKYDLMDGFAMLTEGDSAVFLLPVDSMPQMPPMAKKGDVMKVAFVVESKYSSAKQNEKDEKEIAEYIKKNNLNTRKSPKGVYIAETVVGTGAQAKAGDEVSVNYTGKLLDGTKFDSNTDSTLRPGMPLEPLKFNVGEGRVIPGWDDALAQLKVGSKATIVIPSSLAYGLNGSGPFIKPNSILVFDVELLEVKPAPAAPAAPPAPAN from the coding sequence ATGAAAACAAACAATCTGTTACTTGTTGCGCTGGGAGGCCTTGCTCTGGCCAGCTGCGGTAAAAGCGGGCCCAGAAAAACACCGGGCGGCATCGAGTTCATCGTTCCCAAAGAAGGTAAGGGCGAAAAACTGAAAGAAGGGGATACCATCCTCGTTCACTTCTCTTCCTACCTGAACGACTCCTCGCTGATGTCTTCCCGCGAGCAGGCACCTTCCGGCATGCCGCTGGTACTGCAAAAATCCATGAACAAGTACGATCTCATGGACGGTTTCGCGATGCTGACCGAAGGCGATAGCGCCGTATTCCTGCTGCCGGTAGACTCCATGCCCCAAATGCCTCCCATGGCCAAGAAAGGTGATGTGATGAAAGTGGCATTCGTGGTAGAAAGCAAATATTCCTCCGCCAAACAAAACGAAAAAGACGAGAAGGAAATCGCTGAATACATCAAGAAAAACAACCTGAACACCCGCAAGTCTCCCAAAGGCGTTTACATCGCTGAGACCGTTGTTGGTACCGGCGCACAGGCAAAAGCCGGCGACGAAGTGAGCGTGAACTACACTGGCAAGCTGCTCGACGGCACCAAGTTCGACTCCAATACCGACAGCACCCTGCGCCCCGGTATGCCGCTGGAGCCCCTGAAATTCAACGTAGGCGAAGGCCGCGTGATTCCGGGATGGGACGATGCGCTGGCGCAACTGAAAGTAGGTTCCAAAGCTACGATCGTGATCCCGTCTTCCCTCGCTTACGGCCTGAACGGCTCCGGCCCCTTCATCAAGCCTAACAGCATCCTGGTGTTCGACGTGGAACTGCTCGAAGTGAAACCCGCTCCCGCAGCACCCGCAGCACCGCCTGCTCCCGCTAACTAA
- a CDS encoding menaquinone biosynthesis protein: MERKVKVAAVSYLNTKPLLYGFREHPVLRNMELTADYPAKIAAQLIDGTVDVGLVPVAIIPKLKESHIISDFCIGAEGPVASVCLFSEVPLKDIKRIFLDYQSRTSVALLKVLVREYWKLDVEFVETTGDYQHLITGTDAGLVIGDRALEQRLISSFIFDLAEHWIRFTSLPFVFAAWISNKPLPIEFIQQFNDANAIGLNNIPAVVAENTYGPYDLTVYYTKNVSYRLTPSKRQGLQRFLAYLQ, encoded by the coding sequence TTGGAACGGAAAGTAAAAGTAGCAGCAGTGAGTTATCTGAATACGAAGCCTTTATTATACGGATTCAGGGAACACCCGGTACTGCGGAACATGGAGCTGACGGCGGATTACCCGGCTAAAATAGCCGCGCAGCTGATAGATGGAACGGTGGATGTAGGGCTGGTTCCCGTGGCGATCATCCCCAAACTGAAGGAATCGCATATCATTTCCGATTTCTGCATCGGTGCGGAAGGCCCCGTTGCCTCCGTTTGCCTCTTCAGCGAAGTACCCCTGAAAGATATTAAAAGAATTTTCCTCGACTACCAGAGCCGCACTTCTGTGGCGCTCCTGAAAGTGCTTGTACGCGAATACTGGAAGCTGGACGTCGAGTTCGTGGAAACCACGGGCGACTACCAGCACCTCATCACCGGTACCGACGCTGGACTGGTGATCGGCGACAGGGCCCTGGAACAGCGGCTGATTTCGTCGTTTATCTTCGACCTGGCCGAGCACTGGATCCGGTTTACGAGCCTGCCTTTCGTGTTCGCCGCCTGGATCAGCAACAAGCCGTTGCCCATCGAATTCATCCAGCAGTTCAACGACGCCAATGCCATCGGGCTGAACAACATCCCCGCGGTGGTCGCCGAAAACACGTACGGGCCTTATGACCTGACGGTCTACTACACCAAAAACGTCAGCTACCGCCTCACGCCCAGCAAGCGCCAGGGGCTGCAGCGTTTTCTGGCTTACCTGCAATAA
- a CDS encoding DUF1328 domain-containing protein: MLRWAVIFLIIAIVAAIFGFGGIAAGAVGIAKILFFIFLVLFVISLIGGLMRR, encoded by the coding sequence ATGTTACGTTGGGCAGTTATTTTCCTGATCATCGCCATTGTAGCGGCTATATTCGGATTCGGCGGCATCGCGGCGGGCGCCGTGGGCATTGCTAAAATCCTCTTCTTCATTTTCCTCGTCCTGTTCGTGATTTCCCTCATCGGAGGACTGATGCGCCGTTAA
- a CDS encoding thiol-disulfide oxidoreductase DCC family protein yields MEGKVVILFDGVCRFCNGSVNFVLRHDKAGRFRFAPLQSEAGQRLMAQHGIDRAKTDSFVLIRDGKPYLKSTAALRVARGLGFPWNLLWAFMIVPASIRNAIYDWIARNRYRWFGKMDACMVPDADMRGKFL; encoded by the coding sequence ATGGAAGGAAAGGTCGTCATACTGTTCGACGGCGTTTGCCGCTTTTGCAACGGCAGTGTGAATTTCGTGCTCCGCCACGACAAAGCCGGCCGTTTCCGCTTCGCGCCGCTGCAATCTGAAGCAGGGCAACGGCTGATGGCTCAACATGGCATCGACCGGGCAAAAACGGATTCGTTCGTGCTGATCAGGGATGGGAAACCATATCTCAAGAGCACGGCGGCATTGCGGGTGGCCCGCGGGCTGGGGTTTCCCTGGAACCTGCTGTGGGCCTTCATGATCGTGCCGGCATCTATCCGGAATGCAATCTACGACTGGATTGCGCGCAACCGGTACCGTTGGTTCGGGAAGATGGACGCTTGCATGGTGCCGGATGCGGACATGCGCGGTAAATTCCTTTAA
- a CDS encoding pyruvate carboxylase, whose protein sequence is MSDSSLKRIHKLLVANRGEIAVRILRAASELRIRTVAIFTYEDRYSLHRYKADEAYQIGKDDDPLKPYLDVEAIIHLAKSQGVDAIHPGYGFLSENVTFARRCKEEGIIFVGPDPEVMAQLGDKVAAKTLARRVNVPLIEDSQVKLEDIATVKQEALRIGFPIILKAASGGGGRGMRVVRDESQLERSFLEARGEAGKAFGDDTIFIEKFIEEPKHIEVQLMGDNYGNIVHLYERDCSVQRRFQKVVEIAPSPNLPVETREEVYKYALALAREVKYNNVGTVEFLVDRQNKVYFIEVNPRIQVEHTVTEEVTGIDIVRSQILIAKGHHLSDPEIFLKSQDDVRLNGFAIQCRVTTEDPENNFTPDYGTVIAYRNAGGFGIRLDEGSAYSGVKISPFFDSMLVKVTASGRTLSGAAGELHRTLKEFRIRGVKTNIRFLENVITHDTFRKGNCTVGFIDQHPELFKLSPIRDRATKTLMYLADVTVNGHVDVKGKHDGRKFRVPHVPSFDPLAPVPEGTRNKLLTMGREGFTQWLRNEKPVYFTDTTYRDAHQSLLATRVRTKDILAVAEGYARNNPQIFSMEVWGGATFDVAMRFLHECPWRRLQLMREAMPNVLLQMLFRGSNAVGYSAYPENLIAKFIEKAAENGIDIFRIFDSLNDIEAMTPSIGFVRNNTTSLAQAAISYTGDILHKDNKKYTLDYYVSLAKRLEDAGAHMLCIKDMAGLLKPQAATVLVGALKDAVKLPIVLHTHDTASVQAATYLKAIEAGVNAVDCAIASLSGLTSQPNLNAMAAILEGHERSQFMNLPSLNEYSNYWEDVREYYYPFESDMKAGTAQVYQNEIPGGQYSNLRQQAESLGLGDKLEVIKQNYAVVNDLFGDIVKVTPSSKVVGDMALFMTANGLTAADVLDESRNLAFPASVQGFFKGEIGQPYGGFPEKLQKIVLKGQQPLNGKPNAHLAPVDFDKDFAAFQLKYPLAEFLDYLSYHMFPKVFEEYYQHAQTYGNVEAIPTPAFFYGLKLGEEILITLGKGKTIIVKLLYVLPADESGMRTVVFELNGYTRRVQVRDRAVKSEVPSNKKVNNPEQEVGAPLQGKLSKVLVKAGDSIGANTPLFIIEAMKMETTVTATRDTKVKSIHLREGTMVQQDDLVVELE, encoded by the coding sequence ATGTCTGATTCATCGCTAAAAAGGATACACAAGCTGTTAGTGGCCAACCGCGGCGAAATCGCCGTCCGGATTTTAAGGGCAGCATCGGAATTACGGATCAGGACCGTAGCGATCTTTACATATGAGGACCGCTATTCGCTTCACCGTTACAAGGCAGACGAAGCCTACCAGATCGGGAAAGACGACGACCCGCTGAAACCTTACCTCGACGTGGAAGCGATCATCCACCTGGCGAAGTCCCAGGGGGTAGACGCCATCCACCCGGGATATGGCTTCCTCAGTGAAAATGTGACTTTCGCCCGCAGGTGCAAGGAAGAAGGGATCATTTTCGTAGGCCCCGATCCGGAAGTAATGGCCCAGCTGGGCGACAAGGTGGCCGCCAAAACGCTGGCGCGCCGGGTGAACGTGCCCCTGATCGAAGACAGCCAGGTGAAACTGGAAGATATCGCCACCGTGAAACAGGAAGCCCTCCGCATCGGGTTCCCCATTATTCTCAAAGCCGCCTCCGGCGGCGGCGGGCGCGGGATGCGCGTGGTTCGGGATGAGTCCCAGCTCGAGCGATCCTTCCTCGAAGCCCGCGGCGAAGCCGGCAAAGCCTTCGGCGATGATACCATCTTCATCGAAAAATTCATCGAAGAGCCCAAGCACATCGAAGTGCAGCTGATGGGCGACAACTACGGCAACATCGTTCACCTCTATGAACGCGACTGCTCCGTGCAGCGCCGTTTCCAGAAAGTGGTGGAAATCGCCCCGTCGCCCAACCTGCCCGTGGAAACCCGGGAAGAAGTATATAAGTATGCCCTCGCGCTCGCCCGTGAGGTGAAATATAATAACGTGGGCACCGTGGAGTTCCTGGTCGACCGCCAGAACAAGGTGTACTTCATCGAAGTAAACCCGCGTATCCAGGTGGAACATACCGTGACCGAAGAGGTGACCGGCATCGATATCGTGCGGTCGCAGATCCTCATCGCCAAGGGCCACCACCTGTCGGACCCCGAGATCTTCCTCAAAAGCCAGGACGACGTGCGCCTGAACGGCTTCGCCATCCAGTGCCGCGTGACCACCGAAGATCCCGAGAACAACTTCACCCCGGATTACGGCACCGTGATCGCATACCGCAACGCGGGCGGTTTTGGTATCCGCCTGGATGAAGGCAGCGCCTATTCCGGCGTGAAAATCTCGCCCTTCTTCGACTCCATGCTCGTGAAGGTGACGGCTTCCGGCCGCACGCTTTCCGGCGCCGCCGGCGAGCTGCACCGCACGCTGAAGGAGTTCCGTATCCGCGGTGTGAAAACCAACATCCGCTTCTTAGAGAACGTAATTACACACGATACTTTCCGTAAAGGAAACTGCACGGTAGGCTTCATCGACCAGCATCCGGAGCTGTTTAAGCTGTCGCCCATCCGCGACCGCGCCACCAAAACGCTCATGTACCTGGCCGACGTGACGGTAAACGGGCATGTGGACGTCAAAGGCAAGCACGACGGCCGCAAGTTCCGGGTACCGCACGTGCCGTCGTTCGATCCGCTGGCGCCCGTTCCTGAAGGTACACGCAACAAGTTGCTGACCATGGGCCGCGAAGGATTCACGCAATGGCTCCGCAACGAGAAGCCCGTGTATTTCACCGACACCACTTACCGCGACGCCCACCAGAGCCTTCTGGCCACCCGGGTGCGGACTAAAGACATTCTCGCCGTGGCGGAAGGTTATGCCCGCAACAACCCGCAGATCTTCTCCATGGAAGTATGGGGCGGCGCCACGTTCGACGTCGCCATGCGCTTCCTGCACGAATGCCCCTGGAGAAGGCTCCAGCTCATGCGCGAAGCCATGCCCAACGTGCTGCTCCAGATGCTGTTCAGGGGCTCCAATGCAGTGGGGTATTCCGCTTACCCGGAAAACCTGATCGCCAAATTCATCGAGAAAGCGGCGGAAAACGGGATCGATATCTTCCGCATCTTCGATTCGCTCAACGATATCGAAGCCATGACGCCTTCCATCGGGTTCGTGCGCAACAACACCACTTCCCTGGCACAGGCCGCCATCAGTTACACCGGCGATATCCTGCACAAAGACAACAAAAAATACACGCTCGACTATTACGTTTCCCTCGCCAAACGCCTGGAAGACGCCGGCGCGCACATGCTCTGCATCAAGGACATGGCCGGCCTCCTCAAGCCGCAGGCCGCCACCGTACTGGTAGGCGCCCTGAAAGACGCGGTGAAACTGCCGATCGTGCTCCATACCCACGACACCGCTTCGGTACAGGCCGCCACTTACCTGAAAGCCATCGAAGCCGGCGTGAATGCAGTAGATTGCGCCATCGCATCCCTGAGCGGGCTCACCTCGCAGCCCAACCTCAATGCCATGGCCGCCATCCTCGAAGGCCACGAGCGCAGCCAGTTCATGAACCTCCCTTCCCTCAACGAATACAGCAACTACTGGGAAGACGTGCGCGAATACTATTACCCCTTCGAATCCGACATGAAGGCCGGTACCGCGCAGGTTTACCAAAACGAAATCCCCGGCGGACAGTATTCCAACCTCCGCCAGCAGGCCGAATCCCTCGGGCTGGGCGATAAACTGGAAGTCATCAAGCAAAACTACGCCGTGGTGAACGACCTGTTCGGCGATATCGTGAAAGTGACCCCCAGCTCCAAAGTAGTGGGCGATATGGCGCTGTTTATGACCGCCAACGGTCTCACCGCCGCCGATGTGCTCGACGAATCCCGTAACCTGGCATTCCCCGCCAGCGTGCAGGGTTTCTTCAAAGGCGAGATCGGACAACCGTACGGAGGGTTCCCGGAAAAACTGCAAAAGATCGTGCTCAAAGGCCAGCAGCCGCTCAACGGCAAACCCAACGCACATCTCGCACCGGTAGACTTCGATAAAGACTTTGCCGCCTTCCAGCTGAAATACCCGCTGGCCGAATTCCTCGATTACCTCAGTTACCACATGTTCCCGAAAGTATTCGAAGAGTACTATCAGCATGCGCAGACTTACGGCAACGTGGAAGCCATCCCCACACCGGCTTTCTTCTACGGATTGAAGCTCGGCGAGGAAATCCTCATCACCCTCGGCAAAGGCAAGACCATCATCGTAAAACTCCTCTACGTACTGCCTGCCGACGAAAGCGGCATGCGTACCGTGGTATTTGAACTGAACGGCTACACCCGCCGCGTGCAGGTGCGCGACCGCGCCGTGAAAAGCGAAGTGCCTTCCAACAAAAAGGTGAACAATCCCGAACAGGAAGTAGGCGCCCCGCTGCAAGGCAAACTGTCGAAAGTACTGGTGAAAGCCGGCGACAGCATCGGCGCCAACACACCGCTGTTCATCATCGAAGCCATGAAAATGGAAACTACCGTGACGGCTACACGCGATACGAAAGTGAAATCCATCCACCTGCGCGAAGGCACTATGGTGCAGCAGGACGACCTGGTGGTGGAACTCGAATAA
- a CDS encoding nucleoside-diphosphate kinase, with protein MSNKTFTMIKPDAVANGHIGGILDKICAAGFRIVAMKQLRLSAEKAGEFYAVHKERPFYGELVEFMSSGHIVAAILEKDNAVEDFRKLIGATNPAQAEEGTIRKIYAESIGRNAVHGSDSDENAAIEGNFFFSGLEKF; from the coding sequence ATGAGCAACAAAACTTTCACCATGATCAAGCCCGACGCTGTGGCTAACGGGCACATCGGCGGCATCCTGGACAAAATCTGCGCGGCAGGTTTCCGCATTGTAGCGATGAAGCAACTCCGCCTTTCCGCTGAGAAAGCCGGCGAATTCTATGCAGTGCACAAAGAACGCCCCTTCTACGGCGAGCTGGTTGAGTTCATGAGCAGCGGCCACATCGTGGCAGCGATCCTGGAAAAAGACAACGCTGTGGAAGATTTCCGCAAGCTGATCGGCGCCACCAATCCCGCGCAGGCTGAGGAAGGCACCATCCGCAAGATCTACGCAGAATCCATCGGCCGTAACGCCGTTCACGGTTCCGACTCCGATGAGAACGCAGCTATCGAAGGCAATTTCTTCTTCTCCGGCCTGGAGAAGTTTTAA
- a CDS encoding DHH family phosphoesterase, with protein sequence MKPIEDIKPLLESPKKVVITMHQKPDADAMGSSLAMFHYLRRKGHDVTVISPTNFPDFLKWMPGCDQVVDFESQNDKAMKALEGTEILFCLDFNAMSRTRNMEPHLERLHSVKVLIDHHLEPQPVFDFGVSDTSAASTAQLVYEMIYRLGDEHYIDNDIAQCIYAGTMTDTGSFRFASTSARVHRMVADLLERGLEHEYIHQAIYDNFLENRLRFIGHSLLNRMEVFYETNTAIMAIPYSDLKRFDLQTGDTEGLVNFLLSIQGIKLAALIIDRNSEVKLSFRSKGNFDVNTFARKYFEGGGHFNASGGRSSDSLDRTVQRFIRAMHENEDLLQ encoded by the coding sequence ATGAAGCCGATCGAGGATATTAAGCCACTGCTGGAAAGCCCCAAGAAGGTGGTCATCACCATGCATCAGAAACCCGATGCCGACGCCATGGGCTCTTCACTGGCCATGTTTCATTATCTCCGTCGGAAAGGGCACGACGTCACCGTTATTTCGCCCACCAATTTCCCTGATTTCCTCAAATGGATGCCCGGTTGCGACCAGGTGGTGGATTTCGAATCGCAGAACGACAAGGCCATGAAAGCCCTTGAAGGCACCGAAATCCTCTTCTGCCTCGACTTCAACGCCATGAGCCGTACCCGGAACATGGAACCCCACCTGGAAAGGCTCCACAGCGTGAAAGTCCTCATCGACCACCACCTTGAACCCCAACCGGTGTTCGATTTCGGCGTGAGCGACACCTCCGCCGCCTCCACCGCGCAGCTGGTATATGAGATGATCTACCGCCTGGGCGACGAACATTACATCGACAACGACATCGCCCAGTGCATCTATGCCGGCACCATGACGGATACCGGATCCTTCCGGTTCGCATCCACCAGCGCCCGCGTTCACCGGATGGTGGCCGATTTGCTGGAAAGAGGGCTGGAGCACGAATACATCCATCAGGCCATTTACGATAACTTCCTCGAAAACCGCCTCCGCTTCATCGGGCACAGCCTCCTGAACCGGATGGAAGTGTTTTATGAGACCAATACGGCCATCATGGCCATCCCGTACAGCGACCTGAAACGGTTCGATCTGCAAACGGGGGACACCGAAGGACTGGTAAATTTCCTTTTATCCATCCAAGGCATTAAATTAGCGGCGCTGATCATCGACCGGAATTCGGAAGTAAAGCTGTCTTTCCGCTCCAAAGGCAATTTCGACGTAAATACCTTTGCCCGGAAATACTTCGAAGGCGGTGGCCATTTCAACGCCTCCGGCGGCAGGAGTTCCGATTCGCTGGACCGCACCGTGCAACGCTTTATCCGCGCCATGCACGAGAACGAAGACTTATTGCAATAA
- the purB gene encoding adenylosuccinate lyase — protein MMQLQALTAISPVDGRYRGQLEELAPYFSEYALIRYRVQVEVEYFIALSEQKLFTLPKAKLPALRAIYRDFTVEQAQLVKDTEKVTNHDVKAVEYFLKNELKRLGLEDKLEWVHFGLTSQDVNNTATPLLWKDAIEHVYLPAISNLILHLKKLAKEWKAIPMLARTHGQPASPTILGKEIQVFVERLEGQIKLLGEIPFAAKFGGATGNFNAHHVAFPAINWEKFGNKFVNNNLGLQRMQYTTQIEHYDNIAAQFDTLKRVNNILVDFARDVWTYISMDYFKQKIKKNEVGSSAMPHKVNPIDFENAEGNLGIANALFEHLAAKLPISRLQRDLTDSTVLRNVGVPFAHSLLALKSLDKGLNKLILNAAKLHEDLEHNWAVVAEAIQTVLRRENYPQPYEALKELTRGGEAITQKTMHKFIDGLKISAALKKELKAITPHNYTGIH, from the coding sequence ATGATGCAATTACAAGCTTTAACTGCGATTTCCCCGGTAGACGGGCGTTACAGAGGCCAGCTCGAAGAACTGGCCCCTTATTTTTCCGAATATGCGTTGATCCGTTACCGGGTACAGGTGGAGGTGGAATACTTCATCGCCCTGTCCGAACAGAAGCTGTTCACCCTCCCCAAAGCCAAATTGCCAGCCCTGCGCGCCATCTACCGAGATTTCACCGTGGAGCAGGCCCAGCTGGTGAAAGACACTGAAAAAGTGACCAACCACGACGTGAAAGCCGTGGAATACTTCCTGAAAAACGAGCTGAAGCGCCTCGGGCTGGAAGATAAGCTGGAATGGGTGCATTTCGGCCTCACTTCCCAGGACGTGAACAACACCGCCACGCCCCTGCTCTGGAAAGACGCCATCGAACACGTATACCTCCCGGCCATTTCCAATCTCATCCTCCACCTGAAGAAGCTGGCGAAGGAATGGAAAGCCATTCCCATGCTCGCCCGCACCCACGGCCAGCCTGCTTCCCCCACTATCCTGGGCAAAGAGATCCAGGTGTTCGTGGAGCGCCTCGAAGGCCAGATCAAACTCCTCGGCGAAATCCCCTTCGCCGCCAAATTCGGCGGTGCTACCGGCAACTTCAACGCCCACCATGTGGCCTTCCCGGCCATCAACTGGGAAAAGTTCGGCAACAAGTTCGTGAACAACAACCTCGGCCTGCAACGTATGCAGTATACCACCCAGATCGAGCACTACGATAATATCGCCGCGCAATTCGATACGCTGAAGCGCGTGAACAACATCCTGGTGGATTTCGCCCGCGACGTGTGGACGTACATCTCGATGGATTACTTCAAGCAGAAGATCAAGAAAAACGAAGTAGGTTCTTCCGCCATGCCGCATAAGGTGAACCCGATCGATTTCGAGAACGCCGAAGGCAACCTGGGCATCGCCAACGCGCTGTTCGAGCACCTGGCGGCCAAGCTGCCCATTTCCCGCCTGCAGCGCGACCTTACGGATTCCACGGTGCTGCGCAACGTCGGCGTTCCTTTCGCGCACAGCCTCCTGGCGCTGAAAAGCCTGGATAAAGGCCTCAACAAGCTGATCCTCAACGCTGCGAAGTTGCACGAAGACCTGGAGCACAACTGGGCCGTAGTGGCGGAAGCCATTCAGACGGTGCTGCGCCGCGAAAACTATCCCCAGCCCTACGAGGCGCTGAAGGAACTGACCCGCGGCGGGGAAGCGATCACGCAGAAAACGATGCACAAATTCATCGACGGGCTGAAGATCAGCGCGGCGCTGAAGAAAGAACTGAAAGCCATCACCCCGCATAACTACACCGGCATCCACTAA
- a CDS encoding NAD(P)-binding domain-containing protein: MKIAILGSGDVGLTLAGAFLARGHQVMIGTRHTQKEGLLDWQAAHPAAQAGTYSETAAFGDVVVLCTGWTGTKAAIEMAGIWNFKKKIVIDVTNPLDGKGPDASGRLHLSTGNARSGGEQVQSWLQEAHVVKALNSIGNSGMIAPAFSQGTPAMFIAGNDDLAKLAVTDILGQLGWKDVVDTGDIAMSRHLESLAVIWCAYGFRNGTWDHAFALLRK, encoded by the coding sequence ATGAAGATCGCCATCCTCGGGTCCGGCGATGTAGGGCTGACACTGGCCGGCGCATTCCTGGCGCGCGGCCATCAGGTGATGATCGGTACCCGGCACACGCAAAAGGAAGGCTTGCTGGATTGGCAAGCGGCGCACCCCGCCGCCCAGGCAGGCACATACTCGGAAACGGCCGCATTCGGGGATGTGGTGGTGCTTTGCACCGGGTGGACCGGCACCAAAGCCGCCATCGAAATGGCCGGTATCTGGAATTTCAAGAAAAAAATCGTGATCGACGTGACCAACCCGCTCGACGGCAAGGGCCCCGACGCTTCGGGGCGCCTGCATCTCTCCACAGGCAACGCCCGCTCGGGCGGGGAACAGGTACAAAGCTGGCTCCAGGAAGCCCACGTCGTGAAAGCCCTCAACTCCATCGGCAATTCCGGCATGATCGCACCGGCCTTTTCGCAAGGTACGCCGGCCATGTTCATCGCCGGAAACGACGACCTCGCCAAACTCGCCGTAACCGACATTCTCGGACAGCTGGGCTGGAAAGATGTGGTGGATACCGGCGACATCGCCATGAGCCGCCACCTCGAGTCCCTCGCCGTGATCTGGTGCGCATACGGCTTCCGTAACGGCACCTGGGACCATGCCTTCGCCCTGCTCCGCAAATAA